A single window of Elgaria multicarinata webbii isolate HBS135686 ecotype San Diego chromosome 17, rElgMul1.1.pri, whole genome shotgun sequence DNA harbors:
- the LOC134410233 gene encoding spatacsin-like has product MFGAELGCSFGEISAHDSEKLLRVILSSQQPDRGKKAQAFLTTQGLEPEMVAELVAEEVTREVLAPLQGKGKKQVLNPAEESEAFLQLAKLCQDPTLVGVKLLDKISSVPHGELACTTELLILAHNCFSLTCHLEGIIRVLQAARTLTDEHLAPSEEYGLVVRLLTGIGRYNEMTYIFDLLHEKHHFEVLMRKKLDPSGTLKTALLDYIKRCRPGDSEKHNMIALCFSMCREIGENHEAAAKVQLKLIESQPWGSSSVQAMNRL; this is encoded by the exons ATGTTTGGAGCC GAGCTGGGCTGTTCCTTCGGTGAGATCTCCGCCCATGATTCTGAGAAGCTGCTTCGGGTGATCCTGTCCTCCCAGCAGCCAGACAGGGGCAAGAAGGCCCAGGCCTTCCTCACCACCCAGGGGCTGGAGCCAGAGATGGTGGCGGAGCTCGTGGCTGAGGAAGTCACCCGAGAAGTGCTGGCGCCTTTGCAAGGAAAAG GGAAAAAGCAAGTCTTAAATCCAGCAGAGGAGAGCGAGGCGTTCCTGCAGTTGGCCAAACTGTGCCAGGACCCCACCCTGGTTGGCGTGAAGCTATTGGATAAAATTTCATCTGTCCCTCACGGGGAGCTTGCCTGCA cTACAGAGCTCCTGATCCTCGCCCATAATTGCTTCAGCCTCACGTGTCATCTGGAAGGGATTATTCGCGTTCTCCAAGCTGCCCGAACGCTCACGGACGAACACTTAGCACCCAGCGAAGAATACGGCCTTGTGG TTCGACTTCTCACTGGCATCGGCAGGTACAACGAGATGACCTACATCTTTGACTTGCTGCATGAGAAGCACCACTTTGAGGTGCTAATGAGAAAGAAGTTGGACCCG AGCGGGACCCTCAAGACGGCGCTGCTGGACTACAtcaagcgctgccgcccaggagaCAGCGAGAAGCACAACATGATCGCCCTCTGCTTCAGCATGTGCCGGGAGATTGGGGAGAACCACGAGGCGGCAGCCAAGGTCCAGCTGAAGCTCATTGAATCCCAGCCTTGGG GTTCAAGCAGCGTGCAGGCAATGAACCGGCTCTAA